In Nematostella vectensis chromosome 11, jaNemVect1.1, whole genome shotgun sequence, a genomic segment contains:
- the LOC116602115 gene encoding EGF-like repeat and discoidin I-like domain-containing protein 3, whose translation MLFLLMLSVFNFAQSHDILAGIRRDVYEFNFANFIKHERSYLNVTALVSHFVEGEQSCVKKCKDNKACLSINMAAQPNSNALHWCGLLSTDKYNESTKFISNESSIHYSIQSPCADGACLHGGTCYPSYENGDFRCACPPLYVGKACQKACSLPLGMEDWRIPDSLLQESSYWANDIGFSSAYARLNMVPEPTLLIYSSWCAGSNEIGQYLQIGLGTLKIITRVGTQGRVGIDQWITKYTLQYQLDGSGVFTNYLENSVVKEFQGNRDNNTVVINTLNPYIKTTTVRIVAQAWYGHVSLRAELYGCTP comes from the exons ATGCTTTTCTTACTGATGTTATCTGTGTTCAATTTTGCACAAAGCCATGACATACTAGCTGGTATAAGAAGGGATGTTTATGAGTTCAACTTCGCGAACTTTATCAAACACGAGCGCTCGTACCTCAATGTAACAGCCCTAGTCAGTCACTTCGTGGAAGGAGAACAGAGTTGTGTGAAAAAATGCAAAGACAACAAAGCGTGTTTATCCATCAACATGGCGGCTCAGCCAAACTCTAATGCTTTACACTGGTGTGGTCTTCTTTCCACCGATAAATACAACGAATCGACGAAGTTCATCAGCAACGAGTCTTCGATCCACTACAGCATACAG AGCCCGTGTGCAGATGGGGCGTGTCTCCACGGAGGAACGTGTTACCCATCATACGAAAACGGCGACTTCCGATGCGCTTGCCCTCCGCTATACGTCGGCAAAGCCTGCCAGAAAG CCTGTTCATTGCCTCTCGGCATGGAAGACTGGCGAATTCCTGACAGCCTCCTGCAAGAGTCCTCCTACTGGGCTAATGACATTGGTTTCTCCTCCGCATATGCGAGGCTCAATATGGTACCAGAACCAACTCTTCTGATCTATTCATCCTGGTGCGCTGGATCAAATGAAATAGGGCAATATCTTCAGATAGGTCTAGGTACACTGAAAATAATCACTCGTGTGGGGACACAGGGTCGTGTGGGTATCGATCAGTGGATCACGAAGTATACGCTCCAGTACCAACTAGATGGAAGTGGTGTGTTTACAAACTACCTGGAGAACAGTGTTGTCAAG GAATTCCAGGGTAACAGAGACAATAACACAGTCGTCATTAACACCCTGAACCCATACATCAAGACGACCACTGTGAGAATCGTAGCTCAGGCGTGGTATGGTCACGTGTCGCTCAGAGCAGAGCTCTACGGCTGCACTCCTTGA
- the LOC5518560 gene encoding transmembrane protein 205, translating to MTSFLGLKIFACIALVLMACFSERAHHLFEEGKFNHSILLYIHVISVGSWTGIQGWVVFVAGIVMYFNLPRHVFGEIQSKLWPLFFGIGGALSTLALLTNGAVMKLRSEKTTSEELMHVSGLIVSLACSLLNFVVLEPQATHYWYQRFLYEKERGFGNEIGPLTNREELNTPKYKQLTHNFAKVHGISSLSTVSSYIGSLVYLWYLTSHLIST from the exons ATGACGTCCTTTCTTGGCTTGAAGATTTTCGCATGCATCGCTCTCGTGTTAATGGCATGCTTTTCAGAGCGTGCGCATCATTTGTTCGAAGAAGGAAAGTTTAATCATAGTATATTGCTGTATATTCACGTTATTTCGGTTGGCTCATGGACCGGGATACAGGGCTGGGTGGTATTCGTTGCAG GTATTGTGATGTACTTCAACTTGCCTCGACATGTGTTCGGTGAGATTCAGTCAAAACTGTGGCCGCTGTTCTTTGGTATCGGGGGCGCACTCAGCACGCTGGCTTTGCTTACTAATGGCGCAGTAATGAAACTGAGATCCGAGAAGACGACATCAGAAGAACTCATG CATGTTTCCGGTCTAATCGTCTCCCTTGCGTGTTCACTTCTGAACTTTGTCGTCTTGGaaccacaggctacccactACTGGTACCAGCGATTTTTATACGAGAAGGAGAGAGGGTTTGGGAACGAAATCGGACCGCTGACCAATCGTGAAGAACTGAACACGCCCAAATACAAGCAACTGACACACAATTTTGCAAAGGTTCACGGGATATCATCGCTTTCAACTGTTTCAAGCTACATCGGAAGTTTGGTCTATCTGTGGTATCTGACAAGTCACCTGATCAGCACGTGA
- the LOC5518615 gene encoding uncharacterized protein K02A2.6-like, whose amino-acid sequence MNYQLRTDLPSGEPGSSFPQQDRDDNTSTSSHLGIQYTTNTARDIMYWPGMSADLTEAVQRCSTCQEMQPAQQKEPMMTQTIPQLPWQVAASDCLEVQGEHYLVLVDLFSDYIELVQLPYNSSKTLIQQVKPIFATHGTPAVLISDNGTNYSSQEFQEFTKAW is encoded by the coding sequence ATGAACTATCAACTCAGAACGGACTTGCCTTCAGGGGAACCAGGATCGTCATTCCCACAACAAGACCGAGATGACAATACGAGCACATCGTCACATCTAGGTATCCAGTACACTACAAATACAGCTAGAGACATCATGTATTGGCCAGGCATGTCAGCTGACCTTACAGAAGCCGTACAGCGATGCTCCACCTGTCAAGAAATGCAACCAGCACAGCAGAAAGAGCCAATGATGACACAAACCATACCTCAGCTACCATGGCAAGTAGCTGCCAGTGATTGCCTGGAAGTGCAAGGAGAACACTACTTAGTCCTAGTAGATCTGTTCTCTGACTACATAGAATTAGTTCAGCTCCCATACAATTCATCTAAAACTCTCATCCAGCAGGTAAAACCGATATTTGCAACCCACGGGACACCAGCAGTTCTTATATCAGACAATGGAACCAACTACAGTTCACAGGAATTCCAGGAGTTCACCAAGGCATGGTAA
- the LOC5518559 gene encoding QRFP-like peptide receptor has translation MENLTVRVLIQNVSNDLDFGRFKIGTIDIVFAVLYFLIDIIGVTGNALVILVVKRNRSMHTTTNFLLVNLAFADIFTLLTCPRNGYWLAVTASHPVGLAGDYICKFFTGNALVGITASVSSLTLTVLAVERYRALLKPMERKYSVSMENVKFVMTAIWGISILVNIPDFLKNKYSEHYGKCVCPFSLELVQPEFTHVLCTVLFLGVAPSLILSFCYIQIVSGLFLTKKICSEVTGNLNEIEAKKRLARLLISVTFAFYVCYISYGVYFSYLLFQDREKIIQKYNLHYIILKTVEFTLVCSSCINPILYGFQSSNYREGFKKLCFCHARRQGHVDNQFQMSTVVP, from the coding sequence atggaaaatttaACTGTTCGAGTCCTGATTCAAAACGTCTCTAATGATCTTGATTTTGGTCGGTTTAAAATCGGAACAATTGATATCGTCTTTGCTGTTCTGTATTTTCTCATTGATATCATTGGAGTCACAGGGAATGCGCTCGTGATATTGGTTGTAAAACGGAACCGGTCTATGCATACAACAACAAACTTCCTTCTAGTTAATCTCGCCTTTGCTGATATTTTCACTCTCCTGACATGCCCAAGAAATGGTTACTGGCTTGCCGTCACAGCAAGCCACCCTGTTGGCCTCGCTGGGGATTACATCTGCAAGTTTTTCACCGGAAACGCTTTAGTTGGAATCACAGCTTCTGTGTCGTCCCTGACACTTACAGTTCTTGCCGTGGAACGATACAGGGCTCTGTTAAAACCAATGGAAAGAAAATATTCTGTGTCTATGGAGAATGTCAAGTTTGTTATGACGGCCATATGGGGGATCTCGATTCTTGTGAATATTCCagactttttaaaaaacaaatacagcGAACACTATGGAAAATGCGTTTGCCCATTCTCGCTGGAACTAGTACAACCTGAATTCACTCATGTTTTATGTACTGTTTTATTCCTTGGAGTGGCTCCTTCTCTTATTCTATCGTTCTGTTATATTCAGATAGTTAGTGGTCTGTTCCTAACGAAGAAAATTTGTTCAGAAGTCACAGGAAATTTAAATGAAATTGAAGCAAAGAAGCGCCTGGCACGACTGTTGATAAGCGTGACGTTTGCTTTCTATGTGTGCTATATTTCATACGGGGTCTACTTTTCATATCTCTTATTTCAAGACCGGGAAAAAATTATTCAGAAATATAACTTGCACTATATTATACTTAAGACAGTAGAGTTTACATTAGTGTGTAGCTCTTGTATAAATCCGATTCTTTATGGGTTCCAGAGCTCGAACTATCGAGAAGGGTTTAAGAAACTATGTTTTTGTCACGCAAGGAGGCAAGGTCACGTGGATAATCAGTTTCAAATGTCTACAGTGGTTCCATAA
- the LOC5518614 gene encoding paramyosin, with protein MALGEGKCASEGITKVYAEWIKSYIPACDVTPATTQDCLRDGQILCKLIELTTGSPLVCNDQELNSTEASNLKVQTVLDFLEINGIDTKNISADDIAEGSLKETLDLLWIIILHFDVHTKNRAAYQRSVSMGKRFLLEWISRELPDTSIDTKGFFMDTLQSGSFLAKLIAKYCPLEEDVTSKEVLQANDLRKVFDVAQRNLGVPNILSASALLEGCADEYSLLIYLAILRRKICEGKGEEVFKGGTSPTKRAPPHTPDRTPVVTPVKLTPGKIMSHAPNAQITSPLSPNTLQSLVEQQAKSHEAIQSLQEKLQAVKYQPLTPKFKKKPSQRRKSLERSPVKTEKDRSQQPDDMKTADCNANFLSAEEPSARRQIDQLYSAVDRRFLEFMLDAVHRGYLPVGFGASESVLSVPTSGKNEVKSKPSNVDANSNSDDTGLQSDPPTAIRGEKLAKEGNVDDALSKGRDSASENRHTTTTAKSSVNGEERGSSTNHKGENVTEQPKEELEMPSAEIPPGGSTVNGSSSHVEIEQDSTTASTSRLQSDSDLNSKSLSELTDVQDTQHIDSDSTGVKDKSQIEEEFYDTEEGLYDDDNDQFMMYLNSIEQTALKYKLQVEQAKIDTLQLLKERLEMAYEGTPLEQIPAKVEQKLHETIAEIASEEVQKYENLLKVEEDFDEAESDIILQMRTQLDMLAQENFRLQNELDAKRNYEEEYFELRQRMQEAEDEMASMKHEYATKTGESDFLSERIELLEKEILDMRVEYEGQIRELQNENLDLRKECLELDNENKILEDEVKQLSEGSTPEGNDLDIYGRSEKLCLDDEVPISSCELEAFETRLSDLERQNKALRTGASADQAMIQCLEGKINDIEAALEETKESNSSMLVELHEAQRQNSSDRAKIASYKEEIEALRHENKVLKGTLEITEGEVKYQREHTGRTPKGKRKEIWREIRELETILKDVHKEKRNIEKKYLAFQHENRELSRSLNSSRSPTGLSPNTSPNRGIGMLVVSPGKTRTASLLERVNNLLMKTSMPNGVKKELNSPVSSTESDGVPVYTDTPRSTSLSRDTKLGSPESDTGHVTSADDKKSSPTRSVTSGLSVQLNSLRKHVGDLEAEKASILKELNSIKASKGDSSS; from the exons ATGGCTCTTGGTGAAGGAAAATGTGCAAGCGAAGGTATTACAAAG GTATATGCCGAGTGGATAAAGTCATACATCCCAGCATGCGACGTCACCCCGGCAACCACTCAAGATTGCCTGAGGGATGGCCAGATCCTATGCAAGCTAATAGAGCtcaccacaggcagcccattGGTGTGTAATGATCAAGAG CTAAATTCTACAGAAGCCAGCAACTTAAAAGTTCAAACAGTTCTTGACTTCCTGGAAATTAATGGAATAGACACCAAGAATATATCTGCTGATG ACATAGCAGAGGGGAGCTTGAAAGAAACCTTGGATCTACTATGGATTATCATTCTCCACTTTGATGTTCACACAAAAA ACCGAGCAGCGTACCAGCGATCTGTCAGCATGGGGAAGAGGTTTCTCCTTGAATGGATTTCTCGAGAGCTGCCAGACACAAGTATTGACACGAAGGGATTCTTCATGGACAC CTTGCagagtgggtcatttcttgcAAAGCTCATTGCTAAATATTGTCCTCTTGAGGAGGATGTCACATCCAAAGAG GTTCTTCAAGCCAATGACCTGAGGAAAGTGTTTGACGTTGCTCAGAGAAACCTCGGCGTCCCTAATATCTTAAG CGCGTCAGCGTTGCTTGAGGGCTGTGCCGACGAATACTCGCTTCTTATCTACCTCGCGATACTACGAAGAAAG ATTTGCGAGGGAAAAGGCGAGGAGGTTTTCAAAGGAGGAACTTCCCCAACCAAGCGAGCGCCCCCACACACTCCGGACAGAACACCAGTGGTCACCCCCGTTAAGTTGACGCCGGGCAAGATAATGAGCCACGCCCCCAACGCTCAGATTACTTCACCGC TCTCTCCGAACACTCTGCAAAGTCTTGTTGAACAGCAAGCGAAGTCACACGAGGCGATACAG TCACTCCAAGAAAAGCTGCAAGCTGTCAAATATCAACCGCTAACACCAAAGTTTAAAAAG AAACCTTCTCAGCGCCGGAAGTCTCTGGAAAGATCACCGGTAAAAACTGAGAAAGATCGCTCACAACAACCAGATGATATGAAGACTGCGGACTGCAATGCGAACTTTTTGAGCGCCGAAGAGCCTAGCGCTCGGCGGCAAATTGATCAACTTTATAGCGCAGTCGATCGGAGATTCCTAGAGTTTATGCTTGATGCAGTGCACAGGGGTTATTTACCGGTGGGCTTCGGCGCAAGTGAAAGCGTATTGAGTGTACCTACGAGTGGAAAGAATGAGGTTAAGTCTAAACCGAGCAACGTGGATGCGAATAGTAACAGTGATGATACGGGATTACAATCAGATCCACCAACCGCGATTAGAGGGGAGAAATTAGCAAAGGAAGGAAATGTTGATGATGCGCTTAGCAAAGGGCGCGACAGTGCGAGCGAAAATCGCCATACAACCACCACCGCGAAGAGTTCTGTTAATGGAGAGGAGAGGGGTTCTAGCACAAATCACAAGGGTGAGAACGTGACTGAACAACCCAAGGAAGAACTAGAAATGCCGAGCGCGGAGATTCCGCCTGGAGGCTCTACCGTAAACGGCTCGAGCAGTCATGTGGAAATCGAACAAGACAGCACAACCGCGAGTACATCACGTCTACAGTCCGACAGTGACTTGAATTCAAAGTCGTTGTCAGAGTTAACGGACGTCCAAGACACTCAGCATATCGATTCTGATTCAACAGGGGTCAAGGATAAATCACAAATCGAAGAAGAGTTTTATGATACTGAAGAGGGTCTATATGACGACGACAATGACCAATTTATGATGTATCTGAACTCTATCGAGCAAACAGCCTTGAAGTACAAACTTCAAGTTGAGCAAGCCAAGATCGATACCTTACAGCTCTTAAAGGAGAGGCTGGAAATGGCCTATGAGGGCACGCCATTGGAGCAGATCCCGGCTAAAGTAGAGCAGAAACTACATGAGACAATCGCTGAAATTGCCAGCGAGGAGGTTCAGAAATACGAGAATTTGCTCAAAGTGGAAGAGGACTTTGACGAGGCCGAATCTGATATAATTCTTCAGATGCGCACGCAACTCGACATGCTCGCACAGGAGAATTTCCGACTTCAAAATGAACTGGACGCGAAACGAAATTACGAGGAGGAGTACTTCGAGTTGCGGCAGAGAATGCAAGAGGCGGAGGATGAGATGGCTTCAATGAAACACGAATACGCGACTAAAACGGGCGAGAGCGATTTCCTCTCAGAGAGAATTGAGCTATTGGAGAAAGAAATTCTGGATATGAGAGTTGAGTACGAGGGACAGATTCGCGAGTTACAGAATGAAAACCTAGACCTTAGGAAGGAATGTCTCGAGCTTGACAATGAAAACAAGATACTGGAAGACGAGGTCAAACAATTGAGTGAGGGGAGTACTCCGGAGGGGAATGATTTGGATATTTATGGTCGTAGCGAAAAGCTGTGTTTAGATGACGAGGTCCCAATCTCCTCGTGCGAGCTGGAGGCGTTTGAGACGCGTTTGTCGGATCTTGAGCGTCAGAACAAAGCGTTAAGAACTGGTGCGAGCGCGGATCAAGCCATGATCCAGTGTCTGGAGGGTAAGATAAATGATATAGAAGCCGCGCTTGAGGAAACTAAAGAGAGCAATAGCAGCATGCTAGTAGAGCTCCATGAAGCGCAGAGACAGAATTCCTCAGACCGCGCCAAGATCGCTAGCTATAAGGAAGAGATAGAGGCTCTGAGACATGAGAATAAGGTGCTCAAAGGAACGCTAGAAATCACCGAAGGCGAAGTCAAGTATCAAAGGGAGCACACTGGTAGGACACCCAAGGGGAAGAGAAAGGAAATTTGGCGGGAGATCCGTGAGCTTGAAACCATTCTCAAGGACGTGCACAAAGAGAAGCGAAATATCGAGAAGAAATACCTCGCGTTTCAACACGAGAATAGGGAGCTAAGTCGATCCCTGAACTCCAGTAGATCCCCCACGGGGCTATCCCCCAACACCTCGCCTAACAGGGGAATAGGTATGCTCGTGGTGTCTCCTGGGAAGACCCGCACTGCGTCCTTACTTGAGCGTGTGAATAATTTACTAATGAAGACATCCATGCCTAATGGAGTAAAAAAAGAACTCAATTCTCCTGTAAGCAGTACCGAAAGTGATGGGGTTCCTGTGTACACAGACACCCCGCGTAGCACTTCATTATCAAGGGACACTAAGCTGGGCTCGCCTGAAAGTGATActggtcacgtgacgtcagCCGATGATAAGAAATCTTCGCCTACGCGTAGCGTTACCTCGGGGCTCTCGGTGCAG CTCAACTCTTTGCGTAAACATGTGGGTGACTTGGAGGCGGAGAAGGCGTCGATCCTCAAGGAGCTGAACAGCATCAAGGCATCAAAAGGCGACAGTAGTTCTTAG